One Vanessa cardui chromosome 17, ilVanCard2.1, whole genome shotgun sequence DNA window includes the following coding sequences:
- the LOC124536886 gene encoding uncharacterized protein LOC124536886, giving the protein MAVLKNIVAFLVLSALLTACYGQVSQGGPHGPQGGPHQDQGRIRRQASQNEDDVNEVNEDQAGPNVQQNPQNWTTCDITAVPRISCHDCNTRLICKPIGGILKICNNPARPYCNFGICSPVPSANCV; this is encoded by the exons ATGGCAGTTTTGAAAAACATTGTGGCCTTTCTCGTTCTG AGCGCTTTATTGACTGCTTGTTACGGTCAAGTCTCCCAAGGTGGACCACATGGGCCTCAAGGTGGACCACACCAAGATCAGGGCAGAATTCGTCGCCAAGCATCTCAAAACGAAGACGATGTCAATGAAGTTAATGAAGACCAAGCTGGTCCCAACGTACAGCAAAACCCGCAAAACTGGACGACATGCGATATCACAGCTGTACCGAGAATATCTTGTCACGACTGCAACACTCGTTTAATCTGCAAACCAATTGGCGGTATTTTGAAAATCTGTAACAATCCGGCTAGACCTTACTGCAACTTCGGCATTTGTTCCCCTGTACCAAGTGCTAATTGTGTTTAA
- the LOC124536871 gene encoding uncharacterized protein LOC124536871 — protein MNSKIILAFCIVITIAAAVPAQTGFGGWPPAGGVNPWIPPWVSAAPWYPQWSPCTTIGSSCVDCSTKIVCTKIGAIQRACSDPTMPHCNLGECSATPSEECAVPVVPANTA, from the exons atgaattcaaaaataattctcGCTTTCTGCATTGTT ATCACAATAGCAGCAGCAGTGCCTGCTCAAACCGGTTTCGGAGGATGGCCACCAGCGGGAGGAGTTAACCCCTGGATACCACCATGGGTCTCCGCAGCCCCGTGGTACCCACAATGGTCACCCTGCACTACGATCGGGTCGTCCTGTGTTGATTGCTCAACAAAGATCGTTTGCACTAAAATAGGAGCCATACAGAGAGCGTGCAGTGACCCAACAATGCCGCACTGTAATCTTGGTGAATGTTCTGCCACGCCTTCTGAAGAATGTGCGGTACCCGTCGTGCCTGCGAATACAGCTTAA
- the LOC124536842 gene encoding putative uncharacterized protein DDB_G0286901: MRITILLLLIGVCLVSAKYLPYDASEYSVLVRSKRSNSDESIQSIDRDDSSDNEDAEDDSSESTSENKRQEIAEKQLKKQLEREEKIKRKEEERQRKLEEKQAKEQRKEEEKREKEERKRLERIEKEKRKQEEKLEKEERKKQEKQRKQLEKLQKEALEGETEDDDFLDTEEENSVELSDIWRNHIYVKYGLTLTSTKIEKQAAINKYFQEELGLNANSTENDRRQAIVKLIETTLQNNTTSLDALKTQLLSQMNAISLYKWQTKLDEGIEKLNNKSEILNNVTLPWASAMQQNIEGKRSFLQTISQFLSNLFPNLVGGPNQSQSGNSSSTSNIDVNNTNIVGSETGAPSANPSASESNINTENSTVSSSTNVVLSPTENTDSSASSNNEINTTNVNESNAVVPGNTDTINNSNIETTVVSSSNGDSVPSGGNGVTTNNNANIENNNTSTSSIDVVTNGVNNEAINGNTNVDSENVSVTNTVSNTDATSVSSTNNNANVENNTSSSSIDVVATEVNDVAINSNANVESGNVSITNTVSDASGIIESATNNNVNIENNNTSTSSIDVITTGGNNEAINGNTNVDSENVSVTNTVSNTDATSVSSTNNNANVENNNTSSSSIDVVTTGGNDEAINSNTNVDSGNVSVTNTESNTDGISEVSTNNNVNIENSNISTASIDVVTTGVNSEASNANVDSGNVSDTNTVSNVDGISESSTNTNSNTDNNNISSSSINSVSNVDSVAAINNDNVNSNATANVVTSNNANDVSASSSSSSVDSITSDTTTIQNDVVNVGQPSTSNISEGSENTLNIESSTNVENSNTIIEPINTSATNPSPVDAEGNNGSINNNNNIEPVNSPALGTDSVSSGDSIVIVNSNANIESAITTDSSINNNDVGSGIASSSSTSSASVVHNNADVGSSNAVPTNIPSGGNIVVLNNTDAVEATNVTSSDTDSVSLGSDGTATNAQQISGGSNNAINNNVDTVSVNDPSVNSAVTNAPNDIGITSSVSSDPATISNEASTSVTEVSASTDKAILEENNNLLTTNVESISSVTDKVSVPTESSVTGNLEVSDNATDIINAASLSNNVNVNTEVDSSNTSSTDLDYLSNTTESVTSNSEPSVSTGSLAPQVTTETLITVNDAVSNVNTASDIAITETPTDVAASTVVLVESSTSPQNGEITIPAEPGATIVEISQQ; encoded by the exons ATGAGGATTACAATTTTACTTCTActt attGGCGTCTGCCTTGTAAGCGCAAAGTACTTGCCTTACGACGCAAGCGAGTACAGTGTATTAGTGAGGAGTAAAAGGTCAAACTCTGATGAATCTATTCAATCTATCGACCGCGATGATTCAAGTGATAATGAAGATGCAGAAGACGATTCGAGTGAAAGTACAAGTGAAAATAAACGGCAGGAAATAGCGGAAAAACAACTGAAAAAACAACTAGAGCGAgaggaaaaaataaaacgtaaggAAGAAGAAAGACAAAGAAAGTTAGAAGAAAAACAGGCAAAGGAACAACGCAAAGAAGAAGAAAAACGTGAAAAAGAGGAACGTAAGCGACTGGAAagaattgaaaaagaaaaacgtaAGCAAGAAGAGAAATTggaaaaagaagaaagaaaaaagcAAGAAAAACAACGCAAACAGctagaaaaattacaaaaagagGCGTTGGAAGGAGAAACCGAAGACGATGATTTCTTAGATACCGAAGAAGAAAATTCAGTGGAATTAAGTGACATTTGGAGAAATCACATCTATGTTAAATATGGATTGACTCTTACAAGTACAAAAATAGAGAAGCAGGCagctattaataaatacttccAAGAAGAACTGGGTCTTAATGCAAATAGTACAGAAAATGATCGAAGGCAAGCAATAGTGAAGTTAATAGAAACTAcactacaaaataatacaacttCCCTGGATGCGTTAAAAACTCAACTATTAAGTCAAATGAATGCTATAAGCTTATACAAGTGGCAAACAAAATTGGATGAAGGTAttgaaaagttaaataataagtcGGAAATACTTAACAATGTAACATTACCATGGGCTTCTGCCATGCAACAAAACATAGAAGGAAAGAGATCTTTTCTTCAAACTATTAGTCAGTTCTTGTCAAATCTATTTCCCAACCTGGTTGGAGGACCGAATCAATCTCAATCTGGAAACAGTAGTAGTACTTCCAATATTGATGTGAATAATACAAACATAGTTGGTTCTGAAACTGGTGCACCAAGTGCAAATCCTTCTGCTTCAGAAAGTAACATAAACACAGAAAATAGTACTGTATCATCATCTACAAACGTGGTACTTAGCCCAACAGAAAATACCGATTCATCTGCTTCtagtaataatgaaattaacacTACAAATGTAAACGAGAGCAATGCAGTGGTTCCTGGAAACACTGACACTATAAATAACTCAAATATTGAAACTACTGTTGTTTCGTCTTCAAATGGTGACTCTGTCCCATCAGGTGGTAATGgtgtaacaacaaacaacaacgcTAATATTGAGAATAACAATACTTCGACTTCAAGTATTGACGTTGTAACAAATGGAGTTAACAATGAAGCTATAAATGGCAATACTAATGTTGATTCAGAAAATGTTTCAGTTACAAATACAGTATCAAATACTGACGCAACCAGTGTAAGTTCTACAAACAACAACGCTAATGTTGAAAACAATACATCATCTTCAAGTATTGATGTCGTAGCAACTGAGGTTAATGACGTAGCGATAAATAGTAACGCTAATGTTGAATCTGGAAACGTTTCAATTACAAACACTGTTTCGGATGCTAGCGGAATCATTGAAAGTGCTACAAACAACAACGTTAATATTGAGAATAATAATACTTCAACTTCAAGTATTGACGTTATAACAACTGGAGGTAACAATGAAGCTATAAATGGTAATACTAATGTTGATTCAGAAAATGTTTCAGTCACAAATACAGTATCAAATACTGACGCAACCAGTGTAAGTTCTACAAACAACAACGCTAATGTTGAAAACAACAATACGTCATCTTCAAGTATTGACGTTGTAACAACTGGAGGTAATGATGAAGCTATAAACAGTAACACTAATGTTGATTCTGGAAACGTTTCAGTCACAAATACTGAATCAAATACTGACGGAATCAGTGAGGTTTCTACAAACAACAACGTTAATATTGAGAATAGCAATATTTCAACTGCAAGTATTGACGTTGTAACAACTGGAGTTAATAGTGAAGCTAGTAACGCTAATGTTGATTCTGGAAACGTTTCAGACACAAATACTGTTTCGAATGTTGACGGAATCAGTGAAAGTTCAACCAACACCAATTCTAATActgataataacaatatttcatcCTCAAGTATTAATTCTGTTTCCAACGTAGATAGTGTTGCTGCAATAAATAATGACAACGTCAATTCTAATGCTACAGCAAATGTTGTTACAAGCAATAATGCTAATGATGTATCTGCCAGTTCTTCATCGTCAAGTGTCGATTCTATTACTTCAGACACAACTACAATCCAGAATGATGTTGTTAACGTTGGCCAACCGAGTACTTCTAACATTTCTGAAGGAAGTGAGAATACTCTAAATATTGAAAGTAGTACCAACGTTGAAAATAGTAATACTATTATTGAACCTATAAATACTTCAGCCACCAACCCTAGCCCAGTTGATGCCGAGGGAAATAATGGAagtataaacaacaataataacattgaaCCTGTAAATTCTCCAGCCTTAGGTACTGATTCTGTTTCTTCGGGAGATAGTATTGTCATCGTAAATAGCAACGCTAATATTGAATCTGCTATTACTACAGATTCAAGCATCAATAACAATGATGTCGGGTCTGGAATTGCCTCTTCATCAAGTACAAGCTCTGCTTCGGTTGTACATAATAACGCCGATGTTGGATCATCAAATGCTGTACCCACAAATATTCCTTCTGGAGGAAATAtagttgttttaaataacacaGATGCAGTTGAGGCTACTAACGTAACATCATCCGACACCGACTCCGTTTCTCTTGGAAGTGATGGTACTGCTACAAATGCTCAACAGATATCTGGTGGAAGTAACAATGCTATAAACAACAACGTTGACACGGTTTCTGTTAATGACCCGTCTGTTAACTCAGCGGTAACTAATGCACCAAATGATATAGGTATTACATCATCCGTGAGCAGCGATCCAGCTACTATCTCTAACGAAGCATCTACAAGTGTGACTGAAGTATCAGCAAGTACTGATAAAGCCATATTGGAAGAAAATAATAACCTATTAACAACAAACGTAGAATCTATTAGCAGTGTGACCGACAAAGTGTCCGTACCTACAGAATCTTCAGTAACCGGTAACTTAGAAGTTTCTGATAATgcaactgatattataaatgcagcTTCCTTAAgtaataatgtaaatgtaaatacagAAGTAGATTCTTCTAATACAAGCTCTACAGATTTGGATTATTTAAGCAATACGACGGAATCAGTTACTTCAAATTCAGAACCTAGTGTTAGTACAGGTTCTCTAGCACCACAAGTTACAACTGAAACTCTAATTACTGTGAATGATGCTGTGAGTAACGTTAATACTGCTTCCGATATTGCTATCACAGAAACACCTACCGACGTGGCAGCCAGTACAGTCGTTTTGGTTGAATCATCAACATCTCCACAAAACGGTGAAATTACAATACCGGCGGAACCTGGAGCAACAATTGTTGAAATATCTCAACAATAA